One Malania oleifera isolate guangnan ecotype guangnan chromosome 10, ASM2987363v1, whole genome shotgun sequence genomic region harbors:
- the LOC131165899 gene encoding U-box domain-containing protein 33 isoform X1 gives MAVMSPVSAFAHQISPIRFRDVGVSGTMPSTGEITEEPVAQLIEEKIYVAVGKDLKESKLTLLSALHNSGGRRICILHVHQPAQLIPLSEFGTRLPASRVTEQQVTAYQKIERQNMHKILDDYLVMCHQRGVQAEKLYTEMCCIEKGIVELVSQCGIRKLIMGAAADKHYSRKMTELKSKKAIYVCSEAPASCHIQFLCKGRLIHTRESSSDGVDILVRPLPQQVPPNIETEQSKNLRSQSLALGQNTYLGTSNPGHYMMQRVTSVNFDVHRGGEVLPLSSPDTGEAVTSPSKFDAEGSSDECDWTSIRSSSHGSGTSSCSSREIVGHKALIPIFRTKRKKEKLEKLLTLPQSNEDLHSSSPPSVLEGRMNDELYDQLEQAMVEASKQDAFEESVRLGKVDRDAIEAICKAKTSESLYMGESKRRKEIEEALAKENSELAKIKNQRDEVMKELQIALEQKQFLESQISNSDQIVKELEEKIISAVELLQNYKRERDELQIEHDKALKEAEELRKKQVEEASMHMLRLFSEFSFSEIKEATHNFDPSLEIGVGGYGSIYQGILRHTQVAIKMLRPNGSQGPTEYQQEVEVLSRLRHPNLVTLIGACPEAWALIYEYLPNGSLEDRLHCRDNTAPLSWQTRIRIAVELCSVLIFLHSIEPHSIVHGDLKPSNILLDANFVSKLSDFGICRLIARNENLISNTTLCHITNPKGTPMYMDPEFTLTGELTPKSDVYSFGIILLQLLTGRPALGITKEVQYALDKGNLNTLLDPSAGDWPFVQAKQLAHLALRCCEMNRRNRPDLASEVWRVLEPMRLSCGGSPSSRLGSEEHKQIPPYFICPIFQEVMQDPHVAADGFTYEAEAIRGWLDSGNDTSPMTNHKLAHCNLVPNQAIRSAIQEWLQQR, from the exons ATGGCTGTGATGAGTCCTGTCTCTGCATTTGCACATCAAATCAGTCCGATCAGGTTTCGTGACGTTGGAGTCTCGGGAACCATGCCGAGCACTGGGGAAATTACAGAGGAACCTGTGGCGCAACTGATCGAAGAGAAGATATACGTTGCGGTGggaaaagatttgaaagaaaGCAAATTGACTCTGCTGTCGGCGTTGCATAACTCCGGAGGCAGAAGGATATGCATCCTTCATGTCCATCAGCCTGCGCAGTTGATCCCCTTGAGCGAGT TTGGCACAAGACTTCCAGCCAGCAGAGTGACAGAACAGCAGGTCACAGCATATCAAAAAATTGAAAGGCAAAACATGCATAAGATCCTGGATGACTACCTTGTCATGTGTCACCAAAGAGGG GTGCAAGCAGAGAAACTATATACTGAAATGTGCTGTATTGAGAAGGGGATTGTGGAACTTGTTTCTCAGTGTGGGATTAGGAAGCTCATTATGGGAGCAGCAGCGGACAAGCATTACTCAAG GAAAATGACAGAACTGAAGTCTAAGAAAGCCATCTATGTATGCTCAGAAGCACCTGCTTCCTGTCATATTCAGTTTTTGTGCAAGGGGCGTCTCATCCACACAAG GGAAAGTAGTTCAGATGGAGTTGATATATTGGTGAGGCCTTTGCCACAGCAAGTGCCTCCAAACATTGAAACGGAGCAGTCAAAGAACTTGAGATCACAATCACTTGCACTTGGGCAGAATACTTACCTAGGAACGAGTAATCCAGGTCATTACATGATGCAACGAGTAACGTCTGTCAATTTTGATGTGCATAGAGGTGGAGAAGTTCTACCTCTTTCTTCACCAGATACTGGAGAAGCAGTTACTTCTCCAAGCAAGTTCGATGCAGAGGGAAGTTCTGATGAATGTGATTGGACATCAATAAGGAGTTCTTCTCACGGCTCGGGTACATCGTCATGCTCTTCTAGGGAAATAGTTGGCCATAAAGCTCTAATTCCAATTTTCAGAactaagagaaagaaagaaaagttaGAGAAGTTACTCACACTGCCTCAGTCTAATGAGGATCTTCATAGTTCGTCTCCTCCCAGTGTTCTG GAAGGACGTATGAATGATGAACTTTATGATCAGCTTGAACAAGCCATGGTGGAGGCTTCCAAGCAAGATGCATTTGAAGAGTCGGTCAGGCTTGGGAAAGTTGATAGGGATGCCATTGAGGCAATTTGCAAG GCTAAAACATCAGAGAGCTTGTACATGGGAGAGTCGAAACGAAGAAAGGAAATCGAGGAAGCATTAGCAAAAGAGAATAGTGAGCTTGCAAAGATTAAGAACCAGCGAGATGAAGTCATGAAAGAACTGCAGATTGCTCTGGAGCAGAAGCAATTTCTGGAGAGCCAAATTTCAAATTCTGACCAAATAGTGAAGGAATTAGAGGAGAAAATAATCTCAGCTGTGGAGCTGTTGCAAAATTACAAAAGAGAACGAGATGAGCTGCAGATAGAGCATGACAAAGCTCTCAAAGAAGCCGAAGAGCTGAGGAAAAAACAGGTGGAGGAGGCCTCCATGCACATGCTGCGGTTATTCTCTGAGTTCTCATTCTCAGAAATTAAAGAAGCAACTCATAATTTTGACCCATCCTTGGAGATTGGGGTAGGTGGTTATGGGAGCATTTATCAAGGTATCCTTCGCCATACTCAGGTGGCTATAAAGATGCTGCGCCCTAATGGCTCTCAGGGCCCAACAGAATATCAACAAGAA GTTGAAGTACTGAGTAGGTTAAGGCATCCCAACCTTGTCACTCTCATTGGAGCTTGCCCAGAAGCTTGGGCTCTAATCTATGAATATCTTCCCAATGGGAGCCTTGAGGACCGTCTCCACTGCAGAGACAACACTGCGCCACTATCATGGCAAACTCGAATTCGGATTGCTGTTGAATTGTGTTCCGTCCTCATCTTCCTACATTCCATTGAACCTCACAGTATAGTACATGGTGATTTAAAACCTTCCAATATTCTCCTTGATGCCAACTTTGTTAGCAAACTCAGTGACTTTGGAATCTGTCGTCTAATTGCTCGGAATGAAAATTTGATCAGTAATACAACACTGTGTCATATAACCAACCCAAAAGGCACTCCTATGTACATGGATCCAGAGTTCACATTAACTGGAGAGCTTACTCCAAAATCAGATGTTTACTCATTTGGAATTATATTGCTACAGTTACTGACAGGGAGACCAGCATTGGGAATCACAAAAGAAGTGCAATACGCACTAGACAAAGGGAATTTGAATACCCTGTTGGATCCTTCGGCTGGGGACTGGCCTTTTGTGCAGGCCAAACAGTTGGCTCATTTGGCATTGAGGTGCTGTGAGATGAACCGGAGGAACAGGCCAGACCTTGCATCGGAGGTATGGAGGGTGCTTGAACCAATGAGGCTTTCATGTGGAGGCTCACCATCATCCCGACTGGGTTCGGAAGAACACAAGCAGATTCCACCATATTTCATTTGTCCTATTTTTCAG GAAGTCATGCAAGATCCTCATGTAGCAGCCGATGGCTTTACTTATGAAGCAGAGGCAATCAGAGGATGGCTGGACAGTGGTAATGATACTTCGCCCATGACAAACCATAAGCTTGCACACTGCAATCTCGTCCCAAACCAGGCCATTCGTTCTGCGATTCAGGAGTGGCTGCAACAGCGTTAA
- the LOC131165899 gene encoding U-box domain-containing protein 33 isoform X3, translating into MAVMSPVSAFAHQISPIRFRDVGVSGTMPSTGEITEEPVAQLIEEKIYVAVGKDLKESKLTLLSALHNSGGRRICILHVHQPAQLIPLSEFGTRLPASRVTEQQVTAYQKIERQNMHKILDDYLVMCHQRGVQAEKLYTEMCCIEKGIVELVSQCGIRKLIMGAAADKHYSRKMTELKSKKAIYVCSEAPASCHIQFLCKGRLIHTRESSSDGVDILVRPLPQQVPPNIETEQSKNLRSQSLALGQNTYLGTSNPGHYMMQRVTSVNFDVHRGGEVLPLSSPDTGEAVTSPSKFDAEGSSDECDWTSIRSSSHGSGTSSCSSREIVGHKALIPIFRTKRKKEKLEKLLTLPQSNEDLHSSSPPSVLEGRMNDELYDQLEQAMVEASKQDAFEESVRLGKVDRDAIEAICKVEVLSRLRHPNLVTLIGACPEAWALIYEYLPNGSLEDRLHCRDNTAPLSWQTRIRIAVELCSVLIFLHSIEPHSIVHGDLKPSNILLDANFVSKLSDFGICRLIARNENLISNTTLCHITNPKGTPMYMDPEFTLTGELTPKSDVYSFGIILLQLLTGRPALGITKEVQYALDKGNLNTLLDPSAGDWPFVQAKQLAHLALRCCEMNRRNRPDLASEVWRVLEPMRLSCGGSPSSRLGSEEHKQIPPYFICPIFQEVMQDPHVAADGFTYEAEAIRGWLDSGNDTSPMTNHKLAHCNLVPNQAIRSAIQEWLQQR; encoded by the exons ATGGCTGTGATGAGTCCTGTCTCTGCATTTGCACATCAAATCAGTCCGATCAGGTTTCGTGACGTTGGAGTCTCGGGAACCATGCCGAGCACTGGGGAAATTACAGAGGAACCTGTGGCGCAACTGATCGAAGAGAAGATATACGTTGCGGTGggaaaagatttgaaagaaaGCAAATTGACTCTGCTGTCGGCGTTGCATAACTCCGGAGGCAGAAGGATATGCATCCTTCATGTCCATCAGCCTGCGCAGTTGATCCCCTTGAGCGAGT TTGGCACAAGACTTCCAGCCAGCAGAGTGACAGAACAGCAGGTCACAGCATATCAAAAAATTGAAAGGCAAAACATGCATAAGATCCTGGATGACTACCTTGTCATGTGTCACCAAAGAGGG GTGCAAGCAGAGAAACTATATACTGAAATGTGCTGTATTGAGAAGGGGATTGTGGAACTTGTTTCTCAGTGTGGGATTAGGAAGCTCATTATGGGAGCAGCAGCGGACAAGCATTACTCAAG GAAAATGACAGAACTGAAGTCTAAGAAAGCCATCTATGTATGCTCAGAAGCACCTGCTTCCTGTCATATTCAGTTTTTGTGCAAGGGGCGTCTCATCCACACAAG GGAAAGTAGTTCAGATGGAGTTGATATATTGGTGAGGCCTTTGCCACAGCAAGTGCCTCCAAACATTGAAACGGAGCAGTCAAAGAACTTGAGATCACAATCACTTGCACTTGGGCAGAATACTTACCTAGGAACGAGTAATCCAGGTCATTACATGATGCAACGAGTAACGTCTGTCAATTTTGATGTGCATAGAGGTGGAGAAGTTCTACCTCTTTCTTCACCAGATACTGGAGAAGCAGTTACTTCTCCAAGCAAGTTCGATGCAGAGGGAAGTTCTGATGAATGTGATTGGACATCAATAAGGAGTTCTTCTCACGGCTCGGGTACATCGTCATGCTCTTCTAGGGAAATAGTTGGCCATAAAGCTCTAATTCCAATTTTCAGAactaagagaaagaaagaaaagttaGAGAAGTTACTCACACTGCCTCAGTCTAATGAGGATCTTCATAGTTCGTCTCCTCCCAGTGTTCTG GAAGGACGTATGAATGATGAACTTTATGATCAGCTTGAACAAGCCATGGTGGAGGCTTCCAAGCAAGATGCATTTGAAGAGTCGGTCAGGCTTGGGAAAGTTGATAGGGATGCCATTGAGGCAATTTGCAAG GTTGAAGTACTGAGTAGGTTAAGGCATCCCAACCTTGTCACTCTCATTGGAGCTTGCCCAGAAGCTTGGGCTCTAATCTATGAATATCTTCCCAATGGGAGCCTTGAGGACCGTCTCCACTGCAGAGACAACACTGCGCCACTATCATGGCAAACTCGAATTCGGATTGCTGTTGAATTGTGTTCCGTCCTCATCTTCCTACATTCCATTGAACCTCACAGTATAGTACATGGTGATTTAAAACCTTCCAATATTCTCCTTGATGCCAACTTTGTTAGCAAACTCAGTGACTTTGGAATCTGTCGTCTAATTGCTCGGAATGAAAATTTGATCAGTAATACAACACTGTGTCATATAACCAACCCAAAAGGCACTCCTATGTACATGGATCCAGAGTTCACATTAACTGGAGAGCTTACTCCAAAATCAGATGTTTACTCATTTGGAATTATATTGCTACAGTTACTGACAGGGAGACCAGCATTGGGAATCACAAAAGAAGTGCAATACGCACTAGACAAAGGGAATTTGAATACCCTGTTGGATCCTTCGGCTGGGGACTGGCCTTTTGTGCAGGCCAAACAGTTGGCTCATTTGGCATTGAGGTGCTGTGAGATGAACCGGAGGAACAGGCCAGACCTTGCATCGGAGGTATGGAGGGTGCTTGAACCAATGAGGCTTTCATGTGGAGGCTCACCATCATCCCGACTGGGTTCGGAAGAACACAAGCAGATTCCACCATATTTCATTTGTCCTATTTTTCAG GAAGTCATGCAAGATCCTCATGTAGCAGCCGATGGCTTTACTTATGAAGCAGAGGCAATCAGAGGATGGCTGGACAGTGGTAATGATACTTCGCCCATGACAAACCATAAGCTTGCACACTGCAATCTCGTCCCAAACCAGGCCATTCGTTCTGCGATTCAGGAGTGGCTGCAACAGCGTTAA
- the LOC131165899 gene encoding U-box domain-containing protein 33 isoform X2 has translation MAVMSPVSAFAHQISPIRFRDVGVSGTMPSTGEITEEPVAQLIEEKIYVAVGKDLKESKLTLLSALHNSGGRRICILHVHQPAQLIPLSEFGTRLPASRVTEQQVTAYQKIERQNMHKILDDYLVMCHQRGVQAEKLYTEMCCIEKGIVELVSQCGIRKLIMGAAADKHYSRKMTELKSKKAIYVCSEAPASCHIQFLCKGRLIHTRGGEVLPLSSPDTGEAVTSPSKFDAEGSSDECDWTSIRSSSHGSGTSSCSSREIVGHKALIPIFRTKRKKEKLEKLLTLPQSNEDLHSSSPPSVLEGRMNDELYDQLEQAMVEASKQDAFEESVRLGKVDRDAIEAICKAKTSESLYMGESKRRKEIEEALAKENSELAKIKNQRDEVMKELQIALEQKQFLESQISNSDQIVKELEEKIISAVELLQNYKRERDELQIEHDKALKEAEELRKKQVEEASMHMLRLFSEFSFSEIKEATHNFDPSLEIGVGGYGSIYQGILRHTQVAIKMLRPNGSQGPTEYQQEVEVLSRLRHPNLVTLIGACPEAWALIYEYLPNGSLEDRLHCRDNTAPLSWQTRIRIAVELCSVLIFLHSIEPHSIVHGDLKPSNILLDANFVSKLSDFGICRLIARNENLISNTTLCHITNPKGTPMYMDPEFTLTGELTPKSDVYSFGIILLQLLTGRPALGITKEVQYALDKGNLNTLLDPSAGDWPFVQAKQLAHLALRCCEMNRRNRPDLASEVWRVLEPMRLSCGGSPSSRLGSEEHKQIPPYFICPIFQEVMQDPHVAADGFTYEAEAIRGWLDSGNDTSPMTNHKLAHCNLVPNQAIRSAIQEWLQQR, from the exons ATGGCTGTGATGAGTCCTGTCTCTGCATTTGCACATCAAATCAGTCCGATCAGGTTTCGTGACGTTGGAGTCTCGGGAACCATGCCGAGCACTGGGGAAATTACAGAGGAACCTGTGGCGCAACTGATCGAAGAGAAGATATACGTTGCGGTGggaaaagatttgaaagaaaGCAAATTGACTCTGCTGTCGGCGTTGCATAACTCCGGAGGCAGAAGGATATGCATCCTTCATGTCCATCAGCCTGCGCAGTTGATCCCCTTGAGCGAGT TTGGCACAAGACTTCCAGCCAGCAGAGTGACAGAACAGCAGGTCACAGCATATCAAAAAATTGAAAGGCAAAACATGCATAAGATCCTGGATGACTACCTTGTCATGTGTCACCAAAGAGGG GTGCAAGCAGAGAAACTATATACTGAAATGTGCTGTATTGAGAAGGGGATTGTGGAACTTGTTTCTCAGTGTGGGATTAGGAAGCTCATTATGGGAGCAGCAGCGGACAAGCATTACTCAAG GAAAATGACAGAACTGAAGTCTAAGAAAGCCATCTATGTATGCTCAGAAGCACCTGCTTCCTGTCATATTCAGTTTTTGTGCAAGGGGCGTCTCATCCACACAAG AGGTGGAGAAGTTCTACCTCTTTCTTCACCAGATACTGGAGAAGCAGTTACTTCTCCAAGCAAGTTCGATGCAGAGGGAAGTTCTGATGAATGTGATTGGACATCAATAAGGAGTTCTTCTCACGGCTCGGGTACATCGTCATGCTCTTCTAGGGAAATAGTTGGCCATAAAGCTCTAATTCCAATTTTCAGAactaagagaaagaaagaaaagttaGAGAAGTTACTCACACTGCCTCAGTCTAATGAGGATCTTCATAGTTCGTCTCCTCCCAGTGTTCTG GAAGGACGTATGAATGATGAACTTTATGATCAGCTTGAACAAGCCATGGTGGAGGCTTCCAAGCAAGATGCATTTGAAGAGTCGGTCAGGCTTGGGAAAGTTGATAGGGATGCCATTGAGGCAATTTGCAAG GCTAAAACATCAGAGAGCTTGTACATGGGAGAGTCGAAACGAAGAAAGGAAATCGAGGAAGCATTAGCAAAAGAGAATAGTGAGCTTGCAAAGATTAAGAACCAGCGAGATGAAGTCATGAAAGAACTGCAGATTGCTCTGGAGCAGAAGCAATTTCTGGAGAGCCAAATTTCAAATTCTGACCAAATAGTGAAGGAATTAGAGGAGAAAATAATCTCAGCTGTGGAGCTGTTGCAAAATTACAAAAGAGAACGAGATGAGCTGCAGATAGAGCATGACAAAGCTCTCAAAGAAGCCGAAGAGCTGAGGAAAAAACAGGTGGAGGAGGCCTCCATGCACATGCTGCGGTTATTCTCTGAGTTCTCATTCTCAGAAATTAAAGAAGCAACTCATAATTTTGACCCATCCTTGGAGATTGGGGTAGGTGGTTATGGGAGCATTTATCAAGGTATCCTTCGCCATACTCAGGTGGCTATAAAGATGCTGCGCCCTAATGGCTCTCAGGGCCCAACAGAATATCAACAAGAA GTTGAAGTACTGAGTAGGTTAAGGCATCCCAACCTTGTCACTCTCATTGGAGCTTGCCCAGAAGCTTGGGCTCTAATCTATGAATATCTTCCCAATGGGAGCCTTGAGGACCGTCTCCACTGCAGAGACAACACTGCGCCACTATCATGGCAAACTCGAATTCGGATTGCTGTTGAATTGTGTTCCGTCCTCATCTTCCTACATTCCATTGAACCTCACAGTATAGTACATGGTGATTTAAAACCTTCCAATATTCTCCTTGATGCCAACTTTGTTAGCAAACTCAGTGACTTTGGAATCTGTCGTCTAATTGCTCGGAATGAAAATTTGATCAGTAATACAACACTGTGTCATATAACCAACCCAAAAGGCACTCCTATGTACATGGATCCAGAGTTCACATTAACTGGAGAGCTTACTCCAAAATCAGATGTTTACTCATTTGGAATTATATTGCTACAGTTACTGACAGGGAGACCAGCATTGGGAATCACAAAAGAAGTGCAATACGCACTAGACAAAGGGAATTTGAATACCCTGTTGGATCCTTCGGCTGGGGACTGGCCTTTTGTGCAGGCCAAACAGTTGGCTCATTTGGCATTGAGGTGCTGTGAGATGAACCGGAGGAACAGGCCAGACCTTGCATCGGAGGTATGGAGGGTGCTTGAACCAATGAGGCTTTCATGTGGAGGCTCACCATCATCCCGACTGGGTTCGGAAGAACACAAGCAGATTCCACCATATTTCATTTGTCCTATTTTTCAG GAAGTCATGCAAGATCCTCATGTAGCAGCCGATGGCTTTACTTATGAAGCAGAGGCAATCAGAGGATGGCTGGACAGTGGTAATGATACTTCGCCCATGACAAACCATAAGCTTGCACACTGCAATCTCGTCCCAAACCAGGCCATTCGTTCTGCGATTCAGGAGTGGCTGCAACAGCGTTAA